The Phacochoerus africanus isolate WHEZ1 chromosome 3, ROS_Pafr_v1, whole genome shotgun sequence genome window below encodes:
- the OTOR gene encoding otoraplin, translated as MARLLFLFLPGLVAICAVHGIFMDRLASKKLCADDECVYTISLARAQEDYNAPDCRFINVKKGQWIYVYLKLVKENGTGEFWAGSVYGDEDEDDMGTVGYFPSNLVQEEHVYQEATKEVSTTDIDFFCE; from the exons ATGGCAAGACTgctgtttcttttcctcccagGTCTTGTGGCCATATGTGCTGTGCATGGAATATTTATGGACAGACTTGCTTCCAAGAAGCTGTGTGCAGATGACGAGTGTGTCT ataCTATTTCTCTGGCCAGAGCTCAAGAAGATTACAATGCCCCAGACTGTAGATTCATTAACGTTAAAAAAGGGCAGTGGATCTATGTTTACTTAAAGCTGGTGAAAGAAAATGGAACTGGAGAATTTTGGGCTGGCAGT GTTTATGGTGATGAAGATGAGGACGACATGGGAACTGTGGGTTATTTCCCCAGCAACTTGGTCCAGGAGGAACATGTGTACCAAGAAGCTACCAAGGAAGTTTCCACCACG gatattGACTTCTTCTGCGAGTAA